In Struthio camelus isolate bStrCam1 chromosome 3, bStrCam1.hap1, whole genome shotgun sequence, the DNA window GCATTTGACACTGAGGCACAAGAGAAAGAAAGTCTCATCAGCTTACTGTTTACCTTACTTTTGAGCACAGCACAGGGCACATCAGAGGCAGTGATCTGCTTAGCAGTAGCATCTCAAAGTTGGTATGGTAAAAGGAGCAACCTTCTGTACGTCTTTCCTCTCTGGGCAGATATAGCACTCTTTTCCCATAGGGAAACTGGGAGCCTTGTTTGTAGGCAGAGGGCGTAGGCACTTTCTCTCCAGATGacaagttattttgttttagataaaaaCTGTTGTTTGTTCCTCTGTCCTGAAGCTTCTCATTGGACAGATCAGCTCTCCTTCTGTCAAGGTTTTTTCATAGCACGCTACTCAGCCGTACTGCACGGTTTGGGCTCAGaggggaggacagaggagagTAGAAGGGTTGCTCttgagactgagaggcgatctgatcaatgtgtacaagtatctgaaggaagggtgtcaagaggatggggccagactcttctccgtggtgcccagcgacaggacaagaggcaacgggcacaaactgaaacacaggcagctccatctgagcctgaggaaaaacttctttactgtgaggatgactgagcactggaacaggttgcccagagaggttgtggagtctctatccttggagatattcaaaacttgcctaGACACAATCCTGTGCGATGTactgtagatgaccctgcttgagcaggggggttggactagatgatctccagaagtcccttccaactttggccattctgtgagaCAGCAAGCAGACTGATCTGATCCTGGTCAGGGAACTacttttctctttgctgcagaAACATGGGGAAGACAGTTCATGCAGCCACACTGATCCACTTTACGAAAGTGTTTTAGATGCTGTTTAAttgtacaaatatatatatatatatatatatatttttttttttttttaatttatttctgggGGAGAGAAAGTTGTTGAGGTGCCTGGTATATCCCTGTTTCCTCATAATCTGCTCGTGTTGATGTGcttcctctctctgctccagGAGGACATTTCGTCTGCAAAACCTTTGACCTGTTTACTCCATTCAGCGTGGGGCTTGTTTATCTGCTGTACTGCTGCTTTGAGCGAATTTGCATCTTTAAACCTGTGACAAGCCGTCCTGCGAACTCAGAGAGGTGCGATCGCAGAGCGTGAGGGATTACtaaataaactatttttcttcttttttgtttgtttttgttgttttaaatgcagTGATAGATGGATTTGGGTAAGTTTAGTGGAAACTCTGTGACCTCACTCATTTGGCAGCTATCTTGAAGGAGGAAACATTTTAGATGCTTAGCAAATGATGGTGGTTGACAAGGTAAAGAAGATATTCAGCATATTATCGTGATCTTTTCCTGCCTGTACTGACCGTCTTCTGGGGAAAAAGCATGTATAtgtaacaaatttttttttgcgTGAGAAACTAAGGTTTCAGTGAAGCTAGAGCATATTATGTATGTTattatacctctttttttttttttttttttttaattatcgaGTTTGGCTTAATTGATATATTACTTTAGGAAGGTTTGTTGGGTTTTTGAATAGGGTCGAGTTTCCTGATCTTTTCAGAGAGTAGAAAATGATGCATAAGGATTTTGTGACAGGTGAGACTACCCCTTATCGGGGGAACCCAGGGGAAAAGAATTCCTGCGATCTGGGAAACCAAAGCTACCCTAACAGTCAGGAGCGTGGCAGGAAAGTTGGCTGTGTAGCAGGACTGAACCCACATGGTCTTTCTGGCTTGCTCCGCAGGTATGTGATATGCAAAGGATTAAAGCTAGGGATTGATGATGTGCGGGACTACCTCTTCATGGTGAACATCAGACTCAACCAGCTGCGCAATTCGGATGTGGATGTGAATCTTGTTGTCCCGGTGAACGTGATCAAAGGAGACCAGGATTTCTATGATTACATTGTTCACTCTAATGAAAAGTGAGTGACTGTGGGCAAGTAGGGCCACTGGCTGTAGCAGGTCAGCCTGCGTGGCTTTTGCTTGTAGCTGCTTATGCTTTTGGAGATGCTTGTTGATTGCTGCTAGATGGCCCTGGTTTTGCTCCCTGAGAGACGTGACAGAATGGAGACTGACcttctgcagagagaaatgctttATACTTTAGTAACTGGTAGGCCTCTGAATGCTGTCCTCTGTGCAGAATGGAAAGGAGGCTATTGCCTAGTTCTTTACTATGGCCTTCCAGTCACTTTGATTAATACTGGGCCACGATGATCCAATATTGATTTGAGGATGAATCGGGCTTCCTCTTGGTGCCCCAACACTATTCTTTGTTTTGAACAGTAAAACAAGCTTGATGGTGATTAGCTTGTTCCCTGACTGAAAATTGTCCTCTCTTTCAGCCACTGCAAAGTTCAGATCAAGGCACTAGCCAAAATTCGTGCCTTTGTTCAAGACACGTGAGTATATTCCTCTGCCTTTGGGTGAGGATTGAGTTAACCTATTATAAATGAATTGCTTTCTCCTTCGTTATATGTTTTTGATCTGAATGGATACTTGACTTGGCATTTTGAGCCAGGAAAAAGAACAGTGCTTTTAAGTAGGTCAGTTTGTCTCTGTCTGAGTTGCTTCCTGAAACATGTGGTTAGCTGAAGGGATCTTGAAAGCTGATGATCTAGTACCAGCCTTGTTGAGAAGGCTTGTGTGAATTGTATGCTTTCCAGCTACTGTAAGTGGGCCTGCTTCTGAGCAGGAATCTGAGCCGAAAAGCAACTTCTGGCTGGTATTCTCATTTCTGCTGTAACCATCTAAGTTAGGTGTGTTTCATAGCTCTTCATTTTCCAGGGGCAATTCAGAGCATCTTAAGTTGCATGCGTAGAGTTACCTAAGTCATTGCAATACATAGGCATTTCCCTAGCCTGACTTACTGTTCAGGTGTCATTCAGAGAGAATACGTAGTAGAAAATTGAATGAGCCTGGGAGCCAGGAATCATCTAAGAGTTAATCCTAACACTGAGGCCTTCAGAGTCTTCACTGTTATTTGTAAATAGGGCTATGCACCCAGCTTCCAAGCTCTTGGAGATTAAAATAAGTTTATACTAATACACCACTTTGTGAAAACGATGATGTCTCCATAGTACGTTCCTGAGATAGAGGAGCGGCAGCTTATCAGTAGCACAGACCATGAAACAAAGTAGactcggggtggggggaacatGCTCTTTTGAATGTAACTTGTTGAGGAGCACTGCATGTGTCTGGCCAAGCCAGACACTCTTAGGTGCAGGCTGGGTAGGGCTGGGGTGTGTTAATACTACAAGACCAAAGAGGTTTCACCATTTTAACTGTGTGCTGGCTTTCTCTCAAGGACGCTGATTGAGCCACGGCAGGCTGAGATCCGAAAGGAGTGTCTCCAGCTATGGGGGGTAAGTAGGCTACTAAGCAGGGAGGTTGTGAAGGTATCCTTGCTGTGGTGAAATAAGGAAGGAGCTGGAGTACAAATAGGAATTTCTAGCCAGGGTTTGATATGTTTAATGTTGTCCTCTGGAAAAATCAGAGATCACTTGAACCTGTTCAAGTAAGTAAACATGATGTTCCTTTGCCAGATGAGCTCTCCAACACCTGGAGTCCTAAGAGCAGGGGTTTCAGGGGGCAGGGTGTTTTGCCTTGTAATGAAACCAGAAAGGTTCCTATGAACATGTAACACTTACTATCAATCTTTTGgatgtttttttccagattcCTGATCAGGCCCGTGTTGCTCCTTCATCTTCAGATCCCAAATCCAAGTTCTTTGAGCTGATCCAGGTGAGACCTTGCCCGGAAGCTTGTATGAAAGGATTCAGAACAACTAGACCTTTCCCCTCTAGGAATTAAGAGATGAAGAAGCTAGACCTGTATTATCAATTTATGTAGAAATTCCATTTGCCTACTTGTTAATGGACTGTATCTAACTTGCCTTTCCCACACTTTGCTCTTTAGGGCACAGATATTGATATCTTCAGTTACAAACCTACTCCTCTCAATTCCAGTACACTGGAAAAGATCCGCCAAGTGTTAGATTACCGGTGTATGGTGTCTGGCAGTGAGCAGAAGTTCCTCTTGGGGCTAGGGGTAAGTGCTGAGAACAGTTAGACTTTACACCAGGGAGTTCTGCTGGTTCATTTCAATGCTACTATTCTGCCTTGCAGATCCATCCCATCACTGCTTTTCACACTaaccctgttgttttttttttttcccccctaaatccTAGCCTACAAGGAAAGCTGTATGCTCACTAGTGTCTCTAGTTGTCTTTACTGTCCTTTGAAAAATGCTCTATTTCTGGTTCTGAAGAGTCATTGACAGATCAGAATCAGGGTTTTGTTCCTTTGCTGTAGAGATTAAGGTTCTTCTTTAAAACTTCCCACAGAGAAACTACTCTGACAGCCTAGGATAAGAAAATTCTGCTGTTCtagatttaattttaaagttggaggtctctcctcctcccctcccccaatcAGGCCTTGGCTGAATCTGACTCTGCCTTCTGCACACAGAAATCACAGATCTACACCTGGGATGGTCGCCAGTCAGATCGCTGGACAAAGCTGGACTTGAAAACTGAGCTGCCACGAGATACCCTTCTCTCTGTGGAAATTGTTCATGAACTGAAGGGAGAGGTAGGAAGTTATTATCTGCCTTGCCAagggtctgaaaaaaaaaaaaaactaacagttTCAGTCATTCTCTGTAGGGTACTGCAGAATACATGTTCCATCTGTGCAGGTGCAATGCTTTTGTGTACGATCTTTAGAGAAACTATTTTGGATTAAGTTATTTCCATCTAGGGCTATAGAGGTGATCTTCTAACATCATTTTGAACCCCTTTTAGATATGACTTGCTTTTGTCCTATGTGCAGCAGGAGATGGTATTGCTTACCAAGAGTTAATCTGTTCTGTGTCTCTTTGGGTGCATAACTACTAGGTAGTGATTGCAGGCTTTAGGAAACAATCCTGGAGTGTAAGGCATTGCTTCCAGGGAGTTTACTGTCCTCTGGCACCTCGGGTGAGGATGCTGCACTGCACTGAGTTTTGCACTGTGGTACCTGATAAGGCACTTGTGCCAGAGAGCTGGTGATGCCACCTTCAGGCAATTGTGGCCCTGCCTTCTACACAGTTCCAACTCAGGAGGGAAAGATGAACTACAATGGTTCTTGGATGATGGCACGTCACTGTACTACAGGTTGCAGGGAATTTGCAGTGCTTCTAATATCTGAAGAGCTGCTTTCTTGCTAGAAGAGAATGATGTGCTGACAAAAAAAATGGAGTACAAAACAAAGCTGAAATAGCAACGGACAGTCTGAACAGTAAGTGTCTGTATTGCCCTCCTAGGGGAAAGCCCAGCGAAAAATCAGTGCCATCCACATCCTGGATGTCTTGGTGCTGAATGGCAATGATGTTCGAAAGCAGCACTTCAACCAGAGGTATGTAGGTTCTggagaagctttttttcttgtaGAGCTCATGGAGCTTCTGTAACTTCTCTGTGCATCAGAGCAGGTCTAACTCCCTTCTTAGCTGGGGGTGAGCCAGCCACAGTCTGGGTGAACTGATCGTCCTGGGAATATGAACGAACACAGCTGGTGACTGGCTGACGAGAAGGGAGGAGCCTCTCTATTTTCTCCGTCAGTGGCATGATGTCTCTGCCAGTCCTGCTTTCCTGCTGGTGTATGCATGTAATGTGTTCAGCAGCGCATGGGTTTTTGGAGGAGCTATGGAGAACCATTTTTACTGAATAACAGCCATTATCACTAGGCACTGAACTGGGAGGGCAGGGTGAGGAAGGTGGCGTTCAAGACCCTTTTGGCTCCTGGTGGTGTCAGTCTACCTGCGTAGACTGGTAGATGCGTAGATGTGTCTTAATCAGTTGTTTTGCTGGATCCATTACCTACCTGTTGTGCCCAAAGGTCTACATAAACTTCAGGACTCTCTTCCGTTTTGGTTCAGGATTCAACTTGCGGAGAAGTTTGTCAAAGCTGTTTCTAAACCTAGCCGGCCAGATATGAACCCCATTCGGTGAGTGACTCCTCCTTCCCTCAGCCTGGAATGCTTTGGTCTGATTGTGTTCAAGGATGAAGATGAGCTAAAGGAGTTGAACTTCATAACAGAGCTATGAATTTCAGCCTCTTCACTGGGAAGAGGCTAAAGGCCCTTTAAATATCTGAGATAAGGTTGATAGAAGAGGAGTTATCCCCTCCTCTCCTATACTGGGCAGTCATGCCTTCATCGTAGGTGGAGTGGTTCGTGCCAGTCTCAAATGCATGCTATGGTCAGTGCAGTTAGCTTAACTGTTGCTAGTGGATAAAGGAAGCGTCCCCCAGTGCTTGCAATCTCCAAAGGGTTAATCTGAGGAGAAGGCTTTAGTTATAATCCCAAGAAAGTTCCTGACAAGAGGCTTCAGCTTTGGTTGCTTTCTGACTTTCCATCTTGTTAATTCTACTATGGTGGAGCATCAGAGCATCGTTGTGGGTATCGGATAGATATTGCAGACAAAACAGTTTTTGTCTTAGAAGGCTTCTAATCTAGCTGGAAGTGCTGTGGTATtgtgagagaagctggagggaggGAATCTCTGCTTAATGGATTAATTATACATCATGAGTAGGATCTCATCCTCAAGACAGACAGACGCACAGCGCTTGGGGTCAAAAGTGGTGGGGAGGAGGGCCAAAGGGGAATTGAGAAAGAGGGCTGTAGAAATGGGTTACAGAGGGGCCTCTTGCTGCTCTTGCGATGTTCAAACTGTGCCTTGGGAGCCTGGTGCCTGCAGGTGTGTGTGGGAAATGGTTGGTTGGCACGTCTGGTCAGACGTGGTGCTTTTGAAATTTTCTGATTATCTTTTGTGTGTCTcagaacaataacaataaaagcaGGTTGACATCATAGAGTGATGATTCCAacttaatgatttaaaaaaaaaaaaaataaagctgtgtttTTGTACCTGAGGGTTACTAATGAGTTTGAGGTGTCCCTGAGGATAATCACAGCAAAGATCAGGCTGTTTAGTTTTATTGTGAGGCCAGCATGCCAGAACTGTATCTCCTGCCTGGGGATGATCTTGGTGGATTTGCCTCAAGGGAAAGCAAAAGTGATCGGCTTTCACTGTTCTTCTTCCGTATACTTAGCCTGAAGTAAAAATACACAGCTTCTTTCGCAATGAGGACACTAGTATGCTGCCTACGGCAACCCAGCTGCGAGTGTGCAGGTGTCAGGTTTTCTCAAGCCAGGAGAAACAAGGCACTGACTTGCATAAGACTGAGGAGGAAGGTGAACCTTAGTCAAGCTTGACCACCTTATGCTGTACAAAATGTATTGTTTGGCTGCCCCCAGTagctgggagagaaaaaggggacaATGCAGACTTTTTAAACTATGCTTCATCATGCTTTTGCTTTCTCCAGAGTTAAGGAAGTGTACAGATTAGAGGAGATGGAGAAGATTTTTGTGAGGTAAGTGACCAGCACAAGGGAAACACTTGGGGACATACTGAAGACATCAGTCACCACATGTGGCAGCACAGCAGCGGGAGGGATGCTCTTGTCTGTGCTTGAGGATCCCTGGGGGAAGAGCTCTTACAGCTGATAGCTGCTGTTTCTGGGGTGTTGCTTATTCAGAGAATCATCCTGCTGAATTCTAATGCACAGATGTGGCCAATGTGCTTACCAGTGGTAGGAGCAGCATCTTTTTTTAGCTCTTGTCACCAGGGatcctttgccttttcctttgatGTGTGAGAGAAGAAAGCTTCGCTTGAGTTTGTGTACAGAAGTGCCAGTGGCTTGAAAGATTAAGAGTGTGTACCTGAAATGGCAGCGCCATTTGGATTAAGTATGGTAAATCATCATAGATCCTTCATTCCAGCACTTGACTTGCCGCCTGTTTATATGGAGATTTCTGGCTGGCTTTTCTAGATGTGTGGGTGATGCAAGAGACTGAATTCTCCAGAGATGTGATGATTTGTCCCGTCATGTGCAGTGCTGTCAGTTTTCACTGTAACACTCTGGAGAGGGTGTGCAGGTGCATTTTGTGTGCAAGAGGACAGTGCAGGAAGAAACAGGAGATGCTGTGTTTGGCAATCTCTGTCACTGCCTTCTCTCAACATTCAGGTTAGAGATGAAAGTCATCAAGAGTTCAGGGGGAATACCCCGGCTATCCTACACGGGCCGAGATGACCGGCACTTTGTGCCCACAGGACTCTACATCGTACGGACTGTGAATGGTAGGAAAAGAGAGTCCTctgctctcattttccttttctccttatcTTCAAGTGAAAAGTAGTGACCAGGCTTGCTTTTGTTGTAACTTGATAAAAAGTAATGGGAGCATTCCAATAGCTAGAGATGGGTTATGTCTGTTTGAAATGAGGGTAGCTTGAATTGGGATaaggtttagggttttttgtggTAAGTTTTTCTGTTGTGATTTGATTAGCTAGTGTGTGGGGAGTTCCATTTATTTACATGActgatgactcttttttttttttgagtttgtatTCTTTCCCCAATAAGGTATTTTCCAAAGTAATAGTGCATGGAAATAGCCTGCTTGGAATGTCCATTTTAAAATGCGGGGAGTAGGGAATTTTCTCAGTGAATAGAGAACAGCTTGCAGAACAGGTCCtttggtggggagggaagggagaggagtaAGGGAGGGATCACGATATATTCTTACAGATTGCTCCTCTCTGCTTTGTTTATGTTGTGCTTGTTTCCCTATTCCATTTTCTATCTTGTCCCTGTGTTTTTTCCCCAAGATCCTTGGACGATGGCATACAGCAAAAAATCCAGGAGGAAATTCTTCTTCAACAAGATAACCAAGAACTCAACATACGATCTCCCTTCTGAATCCATTGCACCCTTTCAGTGAGTACGAGCCTCAGTATTTGCCAGAGCTGAGGCTATGGAAGGATACTGCTCAAGGGTTCATGCATCTCATGTATGCTGCCTTGTTCTCTCCAACAGGCCAGTGCTTAGGTCTTAAGTTAGTATTGTCAAGTGGTGGAAAAGTCCTGACTGTTGGTGCTTCTCTAGACCTTGTTTCTGGGGACTTGGAAGGGGATCCACGCTGGCTGTGCTCTGTTCTTGCAGTCGTTTGTAGTGCAAGCACAGCTTGGTCACCAGCAGggtgtgctgcaggagctggtatctTCTTGGGATACTTGGTTTTAGGATACTGCTGATCCGTGGTAGATTTTTGCCATTGATTGCTATGAATAATGCACCTTCTCACAACTAccctttccctctctgcagcAAGTTATTGAACCTCCCTGCATCCACAGAAATGGAAGTTGAGTCTGGCAACTGTAAAGTATCTTAAGATGCTTGGCTGGAAGTtgctaatttaaaagcaaatcccAATTCATTTAGGCTGGGCTCTGGGATAAATTATAGCTAGCTGGGAGTTGTTTAAcgagaaagtgagaaaaaagtaGCAGCAGCTCCTTGGGAGAGGATGGGAATGGATTGCCATTAGACAGTCATTAACACTGTGGCTGCTGAAACCAGTCTGTATCTAATGTGTGCTAGGCCTAGGCTGCCTAAGGACAGCACATTCTGAGTCTGGCAGCTCAGGGCTCATGGGTGGAGATGTTCTGGATATCACGCCTCAGGTGGTCTCTAAAGATTTCCCCCCCTTTCGCTCCCCCCCTCCCTGACCGTGCCTCTGAGGGAGATGTTCATATGAAACAGAGGTCCTGATCTCCCGCTCTGAGTCTTATCTGCCTTACAGCAGTGCTCTTAGGAATCTGTAGGCTTCCTTTAACTAGCTAAATAGAAGAAGGGGCTTAAAACTGCAGAAGCAGTGACACATGgtgctttttcccctccctgcctcaGGATGGGGTTAGTTCTGCCTTATACACTCCTCTTCTCAAAAGCGGACCAGCATGAATGGATGAGGATGGGGAAGGCTTGTGTGGGACTCCAAAAGGGAGTTGTATTGTCAATAGTGAGTACTAATGTATGTGCAATTAGCCATTGACATGTGCTTTTGTCGCTAtgctaatactgttttttttttttttttttttttagaacaataGCACTAAATAAGCTACTGTTATATTAAGTGTCAGCAATTATACAAAACTAAATGCTGTTCAGCAGCTCTTTTTCATTATGGTTGGAACTCTGCTGATGCACTGAGGGAAGGCTGGGCTTGATGGATGGAGTGAGAAGTGGCAGATGGATGGAGTGAGAAGTGGTGTTAGGACCAAAGTCTCATCAGCCAAGTGGGGCTTGGTTAGATAACATGGGGAGAGAAGGGGTGATCCCAGCTGCTTTTGTACAACATGAAGTTCTGTTCATTTGCTAAGCTACGTAAGACAGGTATTACTGGACTCTAGTAGGTTTGTGGTGAATGAGTGATCAgactgctgcttgctgctgctgtcaggctTTCTAAGTTCTTTGTTAAGGTTTTTTCATTGCCTGCATCAACATCCTCTGAAAACCTTTGGGGGGAAGGTAGGTTTTCCCTAATGACCTGTCTCCTTCCAGCAAATACTAAACTGGCCATCTTAAATGGAAAAAAGCTCTGACCATCTTAAATGGAGCTAAAATTAACACATTTGTTTCCATGCAAATCTCGTAGGCTTGGAAGTTTCTGTACCTTAAAGGCTCTAGAGTTTATCAAGTGAATGAATGTGGTGGCCTTCTTAGACTATCTCTGGATGCCTCCCATTGCCAGGGCAACTGTCTTTGTAGTGCACTTTGGGGCTATGATGACAGTGTCTTCCTattcccttcccctttgccttacTAATCTTGTTCTCCTCTCTGCCCACAGTGTCTGCCATTACAGCCGCCTCTTCTGGGAGTGGGGGGAAGGTGTCAAAGTGCATGACTCTCAGAAAAGGCAAGATCCAGAGAAGCTATCGAAGGAGGATGTCCTGTCTTTCATCCAAGCGCACTACCCCTGATGCCTGCGCTCAGGAGGGGTGCGGGGGTTGCTGAGCCCTGCTTGGATTCTTCGGGACTGGCTGGACtggggagactccacaacttctgtCCCTGGTCTTCTCCAGAGCTGATTTCCTGGAGGTGATCTAACCAGGGGTGGTATGCAGAAGGCATAGGACAAGGCTGTAGCCTGGGATGGCAGTGTATGTAAGCGTATGGCCCAGGTAGTGCCTGCTGCAGGAGTACCCATGGAGACTCCTGGAGCCAAGGCCTAATGCCCTTTTGTCCTGACCTCCTGCATGCACAAGGCCAGGGGGTTGGCAGCTTTCCTTGTTCCTGTTCAAACATTCAGCTAGGTTTGTGGAGCTGTGCGTGTGCGCCAGAACTCTTCGGAGGTGGTACGTGCTTACTTGGCAGTGCGGGAAGGAGCAGAGGATGGTGACAGAGCTGGGGAACAGCATACTCGAGCAGCCCTGCACAGTTCCTGGCAGCTGTCTGTCTCCTTGGCCTTGTCAAGGGTCTTTGCGATCCAGTGGTGGGTATAACTCCTTAGGGAATGCTAGCTTTGGGACACAAGTATGTATTCTTGCTGGTGTCTCCAGCGCTTGTCAAGGCACTTGGCTGACCGCTGGCAATTCCTCTATGATGGTATCCTGGTGAACAAAAGCCAACCTAGGTGATAAGATCTTGAGAGTCCCTGGCACGGCTTTGATGTGTAGAATGCCAGGGTATTCTCAGACCTCTGGAAGCTGCTGTGACAAGGATTTCCCCTCTCCAGGTCCATGACTGACCCTCAGCCACCAGCCTGGTGTAAATCTGTGAACGTGTCTATGCCTCATGGTACTTCTGAGACCAAGGTGCTTTAATTCTCTTGGTACTCAACACTGTTACCCATATCTTCAGGGAGGAAAGCAGATGTGGGAGGGAAGACGCAGGAGGTTTGTGACGCTGGAGGTCTTTAGAGGAAATGATGGGAACATTTGATTTTTACAAAAGACCCAGGGCTTTGATGAAGCGAGATCTTGACTTTGACCATGTTGGTTATTCAGAAGAAATCCTATTGCCTGAATATATCCACTGGAAAGGATGTTagactttcctttttaaatgtcagAGTGGTCTTTGAAACCCTCCATGTCTGATCTGACCCTGGAACCGCATCTGGAGCGTGAAGGCACAGAGCTGTGACTCTCTCGGCATGATGTTTTGTGTGTCAACAGACTTCTCCATGCACTTCTGTGCTGGGCTTAAAAGTTGTCTTCTGCTGCATGTTTTACCTTCACTTCTGGCTTCCATGTGGCTTTTGCCAGGTCTTCCATATAAATCAGAAGATAACACACAGTTGCTTTTGGCCAGACaacaaagttgcttttttttttttttttttttttaaaaacacaggttGGCAGTAGGGAGGAAACTTATTTAGAGGTTGCCTGAACTGTGCCTTAAAGAAAACTATAGTTCTCCCAGAAACTATAGCAGTTGTTTAgattcttatttccttttccccATCTCCACATGTAGGATTTAAACAAGCTGTATATAATGAGACACGGAAAGTTTGGCTCTTGCAGGAGTATGGGTGCATTGCATCCCTTGCAAAGAGGCCAGAACAAGGACAGTGCTGTGAATTCCCCTCTCCACCCTCTAAGGCCCAATGTTGTGCATAGGTTTTGTGCTGAATCTCTGCACGTACTGAATGTCATCCTATGAGTGGGCTCTGCTCTCTGAGCCTGCATGTCTTCACAAGCAAGTTGCGTCCATGTACCTGTGCATTAGTTCTCTACTGTTTGGCATAAATGAATTTAGCCGCTACAATTCCTTGTACCAGGGAAACTTGTATACAGGCTTCAATACTGCAGAACCACAAACCCTGGCTAGGGGAGCAGCACAGAAGCTGGCACGGTCTGTTGGTGTATGGAAACTGGAGGAGGCAAAGCTGGGTGTGGATGGGAGGTTAGGTTACAAATAGGTAAGCCCTGGATATTGCACAGAAGAGCTATTTTGTTTCTGCTCAAACTCCAGCCAAAAGTAGTGAAGCGGGCCAAAGTCTTTTTTGGTCCCCCTTCTGCCTCTTGACAATTATTAATCCCTAGACACAGGTAGGTCTACCTGAGCAGTAGCATGCTGTTGCTGAATTGTAgccccctgtgctctcaagcCCTGGTAAAACATGAGAGAGATTGTGGCCTTCCCCTCAGAGGACAAGACCCTGTCAGTGGCAGTTTTCTTTTAGCGAAGGCACTTCTATGAAGGACAGGGAAGAACCTCTCCCACTGGGCAAGAAAGCACCTCTAGCTGTGTGGCTTCCAGGCCTGTGTACAGTTGGCTTTTTAAATCAGTAATTTGAGTTTTGGTGCTTCTGCTGACTGCCTTGAGGCTGTTTTAATGCCAGCAAAGCAAGCTGCTCTCTTTGCCAGGCTCCTTTGCTAAGTGTCGCGCCCTTCACTCAGGGCTTTGGTCTCCTCTGGGCTTGCAGACGGAAGGGTAACTAGGGAGTACGCTATGGTAAGTGTGGGCCTTTGAGGGTACAAAAGAAACTTGATTTGCCTGCAGGCTAGCTTTTATGAACAGTTGCTTCCTATCTGCCCTGTTGTCTCTCGCTCCTcttaattttaatttgcttttatttttaattttatttttt includes these proteins:
- the CMTR1 gene encoding cap-specific mRNA (nucleoside-2'-O-)-methyltransferase 1, translated to MKRRAEPEFSSPQKKQKKRIEDLGLTLSSTSDDETQFSNHMTQESSSSSSGSDSESDEKRPVFSNEFKQDSLVEGTSSRYSMYNSVSQKLMAKMGFREGEGLGKYGQGRKDIVEASSQKGRRGFGLTLKGFDGELNIDWQDEPEPSAYEEVDWCLGCTTEIPDAQELKEWMTVGKRKMVIEDETEFCSEELLRNVLQCKSVFDELDGEEMRRARTRSNPYEMIRGVFFLNRAAMKMANMDHVFDYMFTNPKDLHGRPLIKERDAELLYFADVCAGPGGFSEYVLWRRKWHAKGFGMTLKGPNDFKLEDFYSASSELFEPYYGEGGIDGDGDITRPENITAFRNFVLDNTDRKGVHFLMADGGFSVEGQENLQEILSKQLMLCQFLTALSIVRTGGHFVCKTFDLFTPFSVGLVYLLYCCFERICIFKPVTSRPANSERYVICKGLKLGIDDVRDYLFMVNIRLNQLRNSDVDVNLVVPVNVIKGDQDFYDYIVHSNENHCKVQIKALAKIRAFVQDTTLIEPRQAEIRKECLQLWGIPDQARVAPSSSDPKSKFFELIQGTDIDIFSYKPTPLNSSTLEKIRQVLDYRCMVSGSEQKFLLGLGKSQIYTWDGRQSDRWTKLDLKTELPRDTLLSVEIVHELKGEGKAQRKISAIHILDVLVLNGNDVRKQHFNQRIQLAEKFVKAVSKPSRPDMNPIRVKEVYRLEEMEKIFVRLEMKVIKSSGGIPRLSYTGRDDRHFVPTGLYIVRTVNDPWTMAYSKKSRRKFFFNKITKNSTYDLPSESIAPFHVCHYSRLFWEWGEGVKVHDSQKRQDPEKLSKEDVLSFIQAHYP